In one window of Nocardia brasiliensis DNA:
- the qcrA gene encoding cytochrome bc1 complex Rieske iron-sulfur subunit, which yields MGRPDEGHDGGKPSTEQVTGAGAHVAKTDGHALTEPTEAELDAMSRDELVKLGTERDGVDVAYRRERFPVPGTRAEKRAERAVAFWFAVSGIAAAALVGVFLFWPWEFKANKEDGHAAYSLFTPLVGITFGVSVLVIGIAVVLIRKLFIPAELSIQDRHDGPSPEVERRTLVAELSDALDSSTLARRKLITRTAGAGVGVLGIGALLVFVGGMVKNPWAKGDKSPLWVSGWTPDYEGETIYIRRDTGRPEDVVLVRPEDLDAGAMETVFPWKEKWRGDEHATLQSLRGIRNAVMLIRLRTEDAQKAIKRKGQESFNYGDYFAYSKICTHLGCPTSLFEQQTNKILCPCHQSQFLATEWGKPVFGPAARALPQLPITVNSEGFLVANGDFIEPLGPAFWERRS from the coding sequence ATGGGTCGGCCGGATGAGGGCCACGACGGCGGCAAGCCGTCGACCGAGCAGGTCACAGGGGCCGGCGCCCATGTGGCCAAGACTGACGGCCATGCGCTGACGGAACCGACCGAGGCCGAACTCGACGCGATGAGCCGCGACGAGCTGGTCAAGCTCGGCACCGAGCGGGACGGCGTCGACGTCGCCTACCGGCGCGAGCGGTTCCCGGTTCCGGGCACCCGCGCCGAGAAGCGCGCCGAGCGCGCGGTCGCGTTCTGGTTCGCCGTGTCCGGTATCGCCGCCGCCGCGCTGGTCGGTGTGTTCCTGTTCTGGCCGTGGGAGTTCAAGGCCAACAAAGAGGACGGGCACGCCGCCTACTCGCTGTTCACGCCGCTGGTCGGCATCACCTTCGGTGTCTCGGTGCTGGTCATCGGCATCGCGGTGGTGTTGATCCGCAAGCTGTTCATCCCGGCCGAGCTGTCCATCCAGGACCGCCACGACGGTCCGTCGCCCGAGGTCGAGCGCCGCACCCTGGTCGCCGAGCTGAGCGACGCGCTGGACTCCTCCACGCTGGCCCGCCGCAAGCTGATCACCCGCACCGCCGGTGCCGGTGTCGGCGTGCTCGGCATCGGCGCGCTGCTGGTGTTCGTCGGCGGCATGGTGAAGAACCCGTGGGCCAAGGGCGACAAGTCGCCGCTGTGGGTCTCCGGCTGGACCCCGGACTACGAGGGCGAGACCATCTACATCCGGCGCGACACCGGTCGCCCGGAGGACGTCGTGCTGGTGCGTCCCGAGGATCTGGACGCGGGTGCCATGGAGACGGTCTTCCCCTGGAAAGAGAAGTGGCGCGGTGACGAGCACGCCACCCTGCAGTCGCTGCGCGGTATCCGCAACGCGGTCATGCTGATTCGCCTGCGCACCGAAGACGCGCAGAAGGCGATCAAGCGCAAGGGTCAGGAGAGCTTCAACTACGGCGACTACTTCGCCTACTCGAAGATCTGCACCCACCTCGGTTGCCCGACGTCGCTGTTCGAGCAGCAGACCAACAAGATCCTGTGCCCCTGCCACCAGTCGCAGTTCCTGGCGACCGAGTGGGGCAAGCCGGTCTTCGGTCCCGCCGCCCGCGCGCTGCCGCAGCTGCCGATCACCGTCAACTCCGAGGGCTTCCTGGTCGCCAACGGCGACTTCATCGAGCCGCTCGGACCGGCCTTCTGGGAGCGTCGTTCATGA